One segment of Chionomys nivalis chromosome 3, mChiNiv1.1, whole genome shotgun sequence DNA contains the following:
- the Lrrc8e gene encoding volume-regulated anion channel subunit LRRC8E, whose amino-acid sequence MIPVAEFKQFTEQQPAFKVLKPWWDVLAEYLTVAMLMIGVFGCTLQVTQDKIICLPSHEPRENLSEAPCQQLLPQGVSEQMGGLRELSGLRNNLDLQQYSFINQLCYETALHWYAKYFPYLVVIHTLIFMVCTSFWFKFPGTSSKIEHFISILGKCFDSPWTTRALSEVSGENHKGPAAGRAMVSTVTTTGAGSGKAGEGEKEKVLVEPEKVVTEPPVVTLLDKKEGEQAKALFEKVKKFRVHVEEGDILYSMYIRQTVLKVCKFFAILVYNLVYVEKISFLVSCRVETSEVTGYASFCCNHTKAHLFSKLAFCYISFVCVYGVTCLYTLYWLFHRPLKEYSFRSVREETGMNDIPDVKNDFAFMLHLIDQYDSLYSKRFAVFLSEVSESRLKQLNLNHEWTPEKLRQKLQRNTRGRLELALCMLPGLPDTVFELSEVEALRLEAICDISFPPGLSQLVNLQELSLLHSPARLPFSSQIFLRDRLKVIYVKFEELREVPLWVFGLRGLEELHLEGLFPPEMARAATLESLRELKQLKVLSLRSNAGKVPASVTDVAGHLQRLSLHNDGARLLALNSLKKLAVLRELELVACGLERIPHAVFSLGALQELDLKDNHLRSIEEILSFQHCRKLITLRLWHNQIAYVPEHVRKLRGLEQLYLSHNKLETLPSQLGQCFGLRLLDVSHNGLRSLPPELGLLQSLQHLALSYNALESLPDELFFCQKLRTLLLGYNHLTHLSPHVAALRTLSRLELKGNRLEALPEELGDCKGLKKSGLLVEDTLYEGLPAEVREKMEEE is encoded by the exons ATGATCCCGGTGGCGGAGTTCAAGCAGTTCACAGAACAGCAGCCTGCATTCAAGGTGCTCAAACCCTGGTGGGATGTATTGGCTGAGTACCTCACTGTGGCTATGCTCATGATTGGGGTCTTCGGGTGCACCCTTCAG GTGACACAGGACAAGATCATCTGCCTGCCCAGCCATGAACCCCGAGAGAACTTATCAGAGGCTCCTTGTCAGCAGCTCTTACCTCAAGGGGTCTCTGAGCAGATGGGGGGCCTCCGAGAACTGAGTGGCCTCAGAAACAACCTCGACCTCCAGCAGTACAGCTTTATTAATCAGCTCTGCTATGAGACAGCCCTCCACTGGTATGCCAAGTACTTCCCCTACCTCGTAGTCATCCACACTCTCATCTTCATGGTCTGTACCAGCTTTTGGTTCAAATTCCCCGGCACCAGCTCCAAGATCGAACACTTCATCTCCATCCTGGGCAAGTGTTTTGATTCCCCGTGGACCACTCGGGCTTTGTCGGAGGTGTCTGGGGAGAACCACAAAGGCCCCGCTGCTGGACGGGCCATGGTGTCCACCGTCACCACAACAGGGGCAGGATCGGGAAAGGCAGGTGAaggtgaaaaggagaaagtgctGGTAGAGCCTGAGAAAGTGGTGACTGAGCCTCCAGTTGTCACTCTGCTGGACAAGAAGGAGGGCGAGCAAGCTAAGGCCTTGTTTGAGAAGGTCAAGAAGTTCCGTGTGCACGTGGAAGAGGGCGACATCCTCTACTCTATGTATATCCGGCAGACAGTGCTCAAAGTGTGCAAGTTTTTTGCCATCCTGGTTTACAACCTGGTCTATGTGGAGAAAATCAGCTTTCTGGTATCCTGTAGGGTGGAGACCTCAGAGGTCACAGGGTACGCCAGCTTTTGCTGCAACCACACCAAGGCCCACCTCTTCTCTAAGCTGGCCTTCTGCTACATCTCTTTCGTGTGCGTTTACGGCGTCACCTGCCTGTACACACTCTACTGGCTCTTCCACAGGCCCCTCAAAGAGTATTCCTTCCGGTCTGTGCGGGAAGAGACAGGTATGAATGACATCCCGGATGTGAAGAACGACTTTGCCTTCATGCTCCACCTCATTGACCAGTATGATTCCCTCTATTCTAAACGGTTTGCCGTCTTCCTCTCGGAAGTCAGTGAGAGCCGCCTGAAGCAACTCAACCTCAACCACGAGTGGACacctgagaagctgaggcagaagctgCAGCGCAACACACGTGGCCGGCTGGAGCTGGCCCTCTGCATGCTCCCTGGACTGCCTGACACGGTCTTTGAGCTCAGTGAGGTGGAAGCCCTCAGACTGGAGGCCATCTGTGACATCTCCTTTCCCCCAGGGCTCTCCCAGCTTGTGAACCTTCAGGAGCTCAGCCTGCTTCACTCGCCAGCCAGGTTGCCCTTCTCTTCACAGATCTTCCTGCGGGATCGCCTGAAGGTGATATATGTCAAGTTTGAGGAGCTGCGAGAGGTGCCCCTCTGGGTGTTTGGGCTTCGAGGCTTGGAGGAACTGCATCTGGAAGGGCTCTTCCCCCCAGAAATGGCCCGGGCTGCCACCCTTGAGAGCCTTCGGGAACTTAAGCAGCTCAAGGTACTGTCTCTGCGTAGCAATGCTGGGAAGGTGCCAGCCAGTGTGACTGACGTGGCCGGACACCTTCAGCGACTCAGCCTGCACAACGATGGGGCTCGCTTGCTTGCCCTCAACAGCCTCAAAAAGCTGGCGGTGCTGCGGGAACTGGAGCTGGTGGCCTGTGGGCTGGAGCGCATCCCCCACGCAGTCTTTAGCCTGGGAGCTCTGCAGGAACTTGACCTCAAGGACAACCACCTTAGGTCTATTGAGGAAATTCTCAGCTTCCAGCACTGTCGGAAGCTGATCACTCTCAGGCTGTGGCACAACCAGATAGCCTATGTTCCTGAACATGTGAGGAAGCTCCGGGGCCTGGAGCAGCTCTACCTCAGTCACAACAAGCTCGAGACTCTTCCCTCCCAGCTTGGCCAGTGCTTTGGCCTCCGCCTGCTAGACGTGTCCCACAATGGGCTTCGCTCCCTGCCGCCTGAGTTGGGCCTTCTCCAGAGCCTCCAGCATCTAGCACTCTCCTACAATGCATTAGAGAGCCTGCCTGATGAACTGTTCTTCTGCCAGAAGCTGCGGACATTGCTCTTGGGCTACAACCACCTAACTCACCTTTCACCCCATGTGGCCGCCCTCCGGACCCTCAGCCGTCTGGAGCTCAAGGGTAACCGGTTGGAGGCTCTGCCAGAAGAACTTGGTGACTGCAAGGGACTGAAGAAGTCAGGGCTGCTGGTGGAGGACACCCTTTATGAGGGACTGCCTGCAGAGGTgcgggagaagatggaggaggaatga
- the Prr36 gene encoding proline-rich protein 36 yields MDKRDKVKAGAAPRMPVSRPSGLLTPRPPGSPRPPPPVTTAALRVLEANGAVGRRPPVERAAGVGKTALPQTAAQGAPARSSVGAGPRSPASRPAASGKGEKAPVKISGQGSISSPGRASSGITRPGPVVQKGPQPPTKEPVVRGKASEAPKRNTLSSGTRRDSLGPTSGTSSPAIPRRSRPPATEVGIPRPVPSARQRPLTTEAPRKPVSSAAERSVPELSPALKRRSAAGGSLQKPASRSLSSSATPQLSPARSGVSPRATPRAPAHTSQLKSKGQQALRPPQTTVPRKDRTSAQSLLSASSLVTPAPPGASTPQAASVQVPEDPLKAALPPSPPATPPLPAALSLQAQSSAQATPQSQAINCPPSPPPLSLQNLPSPPATPPLQAPPTSLGPEEASDSPPPMAVISPSLSSLVQSVPCNQASSASPPPETLSATPISPAPPPLATPPPPVLPSPPVSPQNQPTPLITPSLSTLSALTTPPLPANFSGSPLLQDTPSNRTTPPLQDTLFLAISPPVSPSPSSSPPLYVPPSPVVTPPLRLSPPLILPTSQASLLTSTPSRASSPQQATPAPLAVSPLSSPLPLGSPPLQASLSVMPTSSVQAHSLPSPPLQAPSLATYPSPLPSSPASPPLPALLSPPASPPLERPLSPSPSPPAPLATPPPEAPPSLDSPTPLTSPPPQDPSSLALPSLQAPSSPPATAPPPLQVPLLALPPLQTPPSPLATPPPGLTSPLVQPPSPPASPPLQAPRRPPTPGPDVPISSPRLTLSLAPAPPPPPSRSPSSTLSGPDLAGHSSSATSTPEELRGYDSGPDGCATVSPAADAELAACHPASWSRGPAPSLAVRGAPGVPLPWPPAACAGSSDGLCTIYEAEGPESVAPTPGSLDAEPEPEPRPGSGGGKATATPGSGASSRSPKSARLGELPLGALQASVVQHLLSRTLLLAAAEGAAAGSEGGSGGPGGGGVPGGSRAPLSDAELGRWAELLSPLDESRASITSVTSFSPDDVASPQGDWTVVEVETFH; encoded by the exons ATGGACAAGAGGGATAAGGTCAAGGCAGGAGCTGCCCCGAGGATGCCAGTTTCACGACCTTCAGGCCTTCTGACCCCGAGGCCTCCTGGATCCCCTCGACCTCCTCCCCCTGTAACCACCGCTGCCCTTCGAGTCCTGGAAGCAAATGGAGCTGTGGGGCGAAGGCCCCCGGTGGAGCGAGCCGCGGGCGTCGGCAAAACAGCTCTTCCACAGACAGCAGCGCAGGGGGCACCAGCGCGCAGCAGCGTTGGGGCAGGTCCTCGCAGCCCAG CCTCCAGGCCCGCAGCttctgggaaaggagagaaggccCCGGTGAAGATCTCCGGCCAGGGTTCTATTTCTAGCCCCGGGCGTGCCAGCAGTGGGATCACCAG ACCAGGCCCTGTTGTCCAGAAGGGACCCCAACCCCCGACTAAGGAGCCCGTGGTCAGAGGTAAAGCATCAGAGGCACCCAAAAGGAACACTCTGAGCTCTGGAACGAGAAGAG ATTCTTTAGGACCCACCTCAGGAACCTCTTCTCCTGCCATCCCTCGTCGGTCCAGACCTCCCGCTACAGAGGTGGGAATTCCTCGACCAGTTCCCAGTGCCCGGCAGCGTCCCTTGACCACCGAAGCACCCAGGAAACCTGTGAGCAGTGCTGCGGAGCGCAGTGTCCCGGAGCTGAGCCCAGCCTTAAAGAGGCGCTCTGCCGCTGGTGGCAGCCTGCAGAAGCCGGCCTCCCGTTCCCTGAGCTCCAGTGCTACTCCTCAGCTCTCTCCAGCTCGCTCTGGGGTCTCTCCGCGTGCCACCCCCCGGGCTCCTGCGCACACCTCGCAGCTCAAGTCGAAAGGGCAGCAAGCTCTGCGCCCACCCCAGACCACAGTCCCGAGGAAGGACAGAACCTCAGCACAGAGTCTACTTTCTGCTTCATCTTTAGTCACGCCCGCTCCACCTGGAGCCTCCACACCTCAGGCTGCCTCTGTCCAGGTCCCCGAGGATCCGCTGAAGGCCgcgctccctccctctccacccgCCACCCCCCCTCTACCTGCTGCTCTTTCACTCCAAGCCCAGTCCTCTGCACAGGCAACACCCCAATCACAGGCCATAAACTGCCCACCATCACCTCCCCCGCTTTCTCTGCAGAACCTCCCATCCCCACCAGCCACGCCCCCTTTGCAAGCTCCACCCACAAGTCTGGGTCCTGAAGAGGCCTCTGACTCACCCCCACCAATGGCCGTGATCTCTCCATCGCTTTCATCTCTTGTACAGAGTGTGCCCTGCAACCAGGCTTCTTCAGCTTCGCCCCCTCCGGAGACTCTCTCGGCCACTCCTATCTCACCTGCGCCTCCACCTCTAGCCACGCCTCCTCCACCAGTCCTTCCTTCACCGCCAGTTTCCCCGCAGAATCAGCCTACGCCCCTCATCACACCCTCTCTGTCCACTCTGTCCGCTCTAACTACGCCCCCTTTGCCGGCCAACTTTTCTGGGTCTCCTCTCCTCCAGGACACGCCCTCTAATCGAACTACGCCGCCTTTGCAAGACACTCTGTTTCTGGCCATTTCTCCTCCagtttctccctccccttcctcctctccacctctGTATGTCCCTCCCTCTCCCGTGGTCACGCCTCCTCTGAGGCTCTCACCACCTCTGATTTTGCCCACTTCACAGGCTTCTTTGTTGACCTCGACACCCTCCCGGGCCTCGTCGCCCCAGCAGGCCACGCCTGCTCCTTTGGCTGTGTCGCCACTATCGTCCCCACTGCCTTTGGGCTCACCTCCTCTGCAGGCCTCGCTCTCTGTCATGCCCACATCCTCTGTGCAGGCACACTCTCTACCCTCGCCTCCCTTGCAGGCGCCTTCTCTGGCTACATATCCTTCGCCTCTTCCCTCGTCCCCGGCCTCGCCTCCTCTGCcagctcttctctcccctcctgcctCACCACCTCTAGAGCgccctctttctccttcaccCTCACCTCCGGCTCCCTTGGCAACGCCCCCACCAGAAGCCCCACCTTCATTGGATTCACCCACTCCTCTGACTTCGCCCCCTCCGCAGGACCCCTCTTCTCTAGCTTTGCCCTCTCTGCAGGCTCCCTCCTCCCCGCCGGCCACGGCGCCACCTCCCCTACAGGTTCCCCTCTTGGCTTTGCCTCCTCTCCAGACCCCGCCCTCTCCTCTGGCCACGCCCCCTCCGGGCCTGACCTCGCCCCTTGTTCAGCCTCCTTCTCCTCCCGCCTCACCTCCACTGCAAGCCCCTCGTCGACCCCCGACTCCAGGTCCAGATGTCCCGATCTCAAGTCCAAGGCTGACCCTGTCGCTGGCCCCTGCCCCGCCACCGCCACCCTCGCGAAGCCCGTCCAGTACGCTGAGTGGCCCGGACCTGGCAGGCCACAGCAGCAGCGCCACGAGCACGCCGGAGGAGCTCCGTGGCTATGATAGCGGGCCCGACGGCTGCGCCACAGTCTCCCCGGCCGCAGACGCGGAGCTAGCGGCCTGCCACCCGGCCTCTTGGAGTCGAGGTCCTGCTCCATCGTTGGCAGTGCGTGGCGCTCCAG GAGTTCCCCTGCCGTGGCCTCCCGCTGCCTGCGCGGGCTCCTCTGACGGCCTGTGCACCATCTACGAAGCTGAAGGACCAGAGTCGGTGGCCCCTACCCCTGGATCCCTAGATGCGGAACCGGAGCCGGAGCCGAGGCCGGGCTCTGGCGGTGGGAAGGCAACTGCTACCCCGGGCTCAGGAGCATCCTCGAGAAGCCCCAAATCCGCTCGCCTTGGCGAGCTGCCGCTAGGGGCGCTGCAGGCGAGCGTCGTACAGCACCTGCTGAGCCGGACACTGTTGCTAGCGGCAGCCGAGGGTGCCGCTGCCGGTAGTGAAGGAGGTTCAGGAGGCCCAGGGGGTGGTGGTGTTCCGGGGGGATCCCGGGCTCCGCTTAGCGATGCCGAATTGGGCCGCTGGGCCGAATTGCTGTCTCCCTTGGACGAGTCGCGGGCCAGCATCACTTCAGTCACCAGCTTCTCCCCGGACGACGTGGCCTCCCCACAGGGTGATTGGACTGTAGTGGAAGTGGAGACTTTTCATTGA